A genomic window from Ischnura elegans chromosome 10, ioIscEleg1.1, whole genome shotgun sequence includes:
- the LOC124166593 gene encoding uncharacterized protein LOC124166593 isoform X1: MSRNSSGRSSYSYKSLEDFQDEILDLKRQLARLKEESRTLKVKLRRSEENAARKEKIICNMIDPLKAHLSAKSFKCQKKVSQKKEMQSQNKSTSELNNHHHSTCSRAYRHSAMSHEGLHGEHSQSCISESLRSAKRKKCPSKVTTVIESIPEPCSVSADHVLLQPVKDSLMDNTANSTAVKNCEVSVKSGANVPKSKDVVSPFTSFHSNKGRLSGKNTKAKTKKKKLVADNNAKSLLFQLCASSENEEDSYSSYMAIDPLKSPGNVKVNHSASLVGGNIPHVSDNCKRCHLKCTKSLEHMSDKSVTQKIECLIKGGKNLLSTWNEDNEVNTRYLTTQGNHKSSCGERKTARGNFGGGDGSNKFGMYLINEHDEVEDTECGGVIVTEDDSETLGSWREVDSKTSPCVLERRASIFRVDIRKKDSGPASESSQEGISFKGTNNVDRNCCKESKDSCFCESMNEEIGFCGVPMDGDCQVMKNILETLCIDDGFRQNEGGVLNRKRGKCLRNTLENLLAVTEVDGCPSISAESLRESKEKLHVKELFLKPNSHNCSTGKFSSKFNSFYPNGDTLVSSQYSVCHQGCGRNAFEEEVLLSGIPFL; the protein is encoded by the exons atgtcgCGAAACAGTTCAGGAAGATCATCTTACTCCTACAAATCCCTT GAAGATTTTCAAGACGAAATATTGGATCTGAAGAGGCAGCTTGCGCGTTTGAAAGAGGAAAGCAGAACATTGAAGGTGAAACTTCGGCGATCAGAGGAAAATGCTGCtaggaaagaaaaaatcatttgtaacaTGATTGATCCTCTCAAG GCACACCTATCTGCAAAATCTTTCAAGTGCCAAAAGAAAGTCTCTCAGAAAAAAGAAATGCAAAGTCAAAATAAATCTACCTCAGAACTGAATAATCATCACCATAGTACCTGTTCCAGAGCCTACAGGCATAGTGCTATGTCTCATGAAGGTCTCCATGGTGAACACAGCCAGTCCTGCATTTCGGAATCGTTAAGGAGTGCAAAGAGAAAGAAGTGCCCCTCAAAAGTGACCACAGTGATTGAAAGTATACCTGAGCCATGTAGTGTATCAGCAGACCATGTGTTATTGCAGCCAGTGAAGGATTCCCTGATGGACAATACAGCCAATTCCACTGCAGTGAAAAACTGTGAGGTAAGTGTGAAGTCTGGTGCAAATGTTCCAAAAAGTAAAGATGTAGTGAGTCCTTTTACATCTTTTCACTCTAATAAAGGGCGACTGAGTGGAAAGAATACCAAGGCAAAgactaagaagaaaaaattggtGGCTGACAACAATGCTAAAAGTCTTTTATTTCAGCTTTGTGCTTCAAGCGAAAATGAAGAAGACAGTTATTCATCTTACATGGCTATTGATCCATTAAAGTCTCCTGGTAACGTCAAGGTAAATCATTCTGCTTCACTTGTGGGGGGCAACATCCCTCACGTCAGTGATAATTGCAAACGATGTCATTTGAAATGTACGAAGTCCCTGGAACATATGAGTGATAAATCTGTCACTCAAAAAATAGAATGTCTGATTAAAGGGGGAAAAAACTTGCTGTCAACTTGGAATGAAGATAATGAAGTGAATACGAGGTACTTGACGACTCAAGGGAATCACAAGAGCAGTTGCGGGGAGAGGAAGACTGCTCGAGGTAATTTTGGCGGTGGTGATGGCTCAAATAAATTCGGCATGTATTTGATCAATGAACATGACGAAGTTGAAGATACAGAATGTGGAGGTGTAATTGTCACGGAGGATGATTCGGAAACACTTGGAAGTTGGAGGGAGGTTGACAGTAAGACTAGTCCTTGTGTGCTCGAGCGGAGAGCAAGCATATTTAGAGTTGACATAAGGAAAAAAGATTCTGGGCCTGCAAGTGAAAGTTCTCAAGAGGGCATTTCATTCAAAGGCACAAACAATGTTGATAGAAATTGCTGCAAAGAATCTAAGGATTCGTGCTTCTGTGAGTCAATGAATGAGGAAATAGGATTTTGTGGAGTACCAATGGATGGTGATTGTCaggtgatgaaaaatatattggagaCTCTATGCATCGATGATGGCTTTCGGCAAAATGAAGGAGGGGTGTTGAATAGGAAGAGAGGGAAGTGCCTTCGCAACACACTGGAAAATCTTCTTGCTGTCACAGAGGTTGACGGTTGTCCGAGTATATCAGCTGAGAGTTTGAGAGAATCTAAGGAAAAGTTGCATGTGAAAGAGTTGTTCCTTAAACCAAATTCTCATAACTGTTCTACCGGAAAGTTCTCGAGTAAGTTCAATAGTTTTTATCCAAATGGTGACACTCTTGTTTCAAGCCAATATTCTGTCTGTCATCAAGGCTGTGGGAGGAACGCTTTTGAGGAAGAAGTCCTACTCAGTGGAATCCCTTTCTTGTGA
- the LOC124166593 gene encoding uncharacterized protein LOC124166593 isoform X2, with protein sequence MIDPLKAHLSAKSFKCQKKVSQKKEMQSQNKSTSELNNHHHSTCSRAYRHSAMSHEGLHGEHSQSCISESLRSAKRKKCPSKVTTVIESIPEPCSVSADHVLLQPVKDSLMDNTANSTAVKNCEVSVKSGANVPKSKDVVSPFTSFHSNKGRLSGKNTKAKTKKKKLVADNNAKSLLFQLCASSENEEDSYSSYMAIDPLKSPGNVKVNHSASLVGGNIPHVSDNCKRCHLKCTKSLEHMSDKSVTQKIECLIKGGKNLLSTWNEDNEVNTRYLTTQGNHKSSCGERKTARGNFGGGDGSNKFGMYLINEHDEVEDTECGGVIVTEDDSETLGSWREVDSKTSPCVLERRASIFRVDIRKKDSGPASESSQEGISFKGTNNVDRNCCKESKDSCFCESMNEEIGFCGVPMDGDCQVMKNILETLCIDDGFRQNEGGVLNRKRGKCLRNTLENLLAVTEVDGCPSISAESLRESKEKLHVKELFLKPNSHNCSTGKFSSKFNSFYPNGDTLVSSQYSVCHQGCGRNAFEEEVLLSGIPFL encoded by the exons aTGATTGATCCTCTCAAG GCACACCTATCTGCAAAATCTTTCAAGTGCCAAAAGAAAGTCTCTCAGAAAAAAGAAATGCAAAGTCAAAATAAATCTACCTCAGAACTGAATAATCATCACCATAGTACCTGTTCCAGAGCCTACAGGCATAGTGCTATGTCTCATGAAGGTCTCCATGGTGAACACAGCCAGTCCTGCATTTCGGAATCGTTAAGGAGTGCAAAGAGAAAGAAGTGCCCCTCAAAAGTGACCACAGTGATTGAAAGTATACCTGAGCCATGTAGTGTATCAGCAGACCATGTGTTATTGCAGCCAGTGAAGGATTCCCTGATGGACAATACAGCCAATTCCACTGCAGTGAAAAACTGTGAGGTAAGTGTGAAGTCTGGTGCAAATGTTCCAAAAAGTAAAGATGTAGTGAGTCCTTTTACATCTTTTCACTCTAATAAAGGGCGACTGAGTGGAAAGAATACCAAGGCAAAgactaagaagaaaaaattggtGGCTGACAACAATGCTAAAAGTCTTTTATTTCAGCTTTGTGCTTCAAGCGAAAATGAAGAAGACAGTTATTCATCTTACATGGCTATTGATCCATTAAAGTCTCCTGGTAACGTCAAGGTAAATCATTCTGCTTCACTTGTGGGGGGCAACATCCCTCACGTCAGTGATAATTGCAAACGATGTCATTTGAAATGTACGAAGTCCCTGGAACATATGAGTGATAAATCTGTCACTCAAAAAATAGAATGTCTGATTAAAGGGGGAAAAAACTTGCTGTCAACTTGGAATGAAGATAATGAAGTGAATACGAGGTACTTGACGACTCAAGGGAATCACAAGAGCAGTTGCGGGGAGAGGAAGACTGCTCGAGGTAATTTTGGCGGTGGTGATGGCTCAAATAAATTCGGCATGTATTTGATCAATGAACATGACGAAGTTGAAGATACAGAATGTGGAGGTGTAATTGTCACGGAGGATGATTCGGAAACACTTGGAAGTTGGAGGGAGGTTGACAGTAAGACTAGTCCTTGTGTGCTCGAGCGGAGAGCAAGCATATTTAGAGTTGACATAAGGAAAAAAGATTCTGGGCCTGCAAGTGAAAGTTCTCAAGAGGGCATTTCATTCAAAGGCACAAACAATGTTGATAGAAATTGCTGCAAAGAATCTAAGGATTCGTGCTTCTGTGAGTCAATGAATGAGGAAATAGGATTTTGTGGAGTACCAATGGATGGTGATTGTCaggtgatgaaaaatatattggagaCTCTATGCATCGATGATGGCTTTCGGCAAAATGAAGGAGGGGTGTTGAATAGGAAGAGAGGGAAGTGCCTTCGCAACACACTGGAAAATCTTCTTGCTGTCACAGAGGTTGACGGTTGTCCGAGTATATCAGCTGAGAGTTTGAGAGAATCTAAGGAAAAGTTGCATGTGAAAGAGTTGTTCCTTAAACCAAATTCTCATAACTGTTCTACCGGAAAGTTCTCGAGTAAGTTCAATAGTTTTTATCCAAATGGTGACACTCTTGTTTCAAGCCAATATTCTGTCTGTCATCAAGGCTGTGGGAGGAACGCTTTTGAGGAAGAAGTCCTACTCAGTGGAATCCCTTTCTTGTGA